AGCACGCGGCACAACAAATATATGTCTTAATCCTAGCTGGCGAAAAAGATTGTATACCTGTATCATATGTAACAGACAAAGTTACAGAGATTTGTGGAAGTAATAATAAAACATTAGAATCACTGGCAATACAAGTGAGAATATCACCTTTGTCAGAGACATATCTTCAGGTACAACGTATGGTGAAGGATTCAGAAAAGGGGCTAGATCTATGTACATTTCCAAGTCGTCTGAAGTAAGATGAATATCTCTTATCGACAATCCTTTACTGGAGACAGGTTTCACGAATTCGCCCAAGTTGTGTCTGGTTGTTTAGCCACTTCACACTTGGTTAACTTGGCAGAAAGGATGAAAAACAGACAAAAAAAATATCGTGACTACAAACTCCTCTAACCTGATTGGTATGGATCCACCAGCCAGATCACATGGCATAGGGCTATGTTGAAAATCTAGTTTAGACTGCAGAAGCACCAATAAGTGACTGCACCCGaaaaccaattatttaaattaTTTCCTCGTTGGCTAGAAATTGTTCAAGCCTTAAAGCAGTAATCTTCTAAAAAGCTTCACCATAAACTGAAACTACCAGACATAAGAGAACCTACCTACGGAGGATGAGTCCAATGACAACTGATTCTCCATTCCGCGCACGTTCGACCACCTCCAAGACACATAAGAATATGCTACGTAAAGTGAATAGACAAAGGAAAGTTGGATGGAAAAAACCAACAAAGGTGATGGGTTGTTTAACTTACAGGAAAGCCATTATGCTTGTTGGTTCTCAACATAGAAACTAGATCCGCAACTTTAATAACACGAGGGAAGTAAACAACCTTGCATATGAACAAGCTAGGTCAATTGTTGTTTTCAAATATACATGGTAGGCACCAAGCAAAGAGGAATATAAGACCAACCTTTTGAGTTCTACACGCTTCTTTTGCAGTCATAGTTCGCATTTGGTATTTAGGTTTTGAGTCGAGCAAAGGAATTCCCCTTAGAGAGGCTTGTTCTTCATATAGACCTTCATTGAAAGCATCACCAACAGCCTGCAATATAGAAACGACTTAAAATTGTTCTTTTATCTCTCAAACAAAGATAAATGAAGGTGAGAAATTTTTGGGGAGGCATCATACCTTTGATATAAGAAGAACTAGCATGATAAGAGGTAAAAGCTTCAAATTATTTGTAATTTCAACCATAATGACACAAAGTGAAACCGTCATCCGCATTGAACCTCCAAGAAATGAAGCGGCACCGAGTAAAGCATACCTAACAATTTCACCAAGATTATGTGTTATACATCAGAATAAGTGAGATTACTACTAGTCTATTACAACTGGTTTTTGCACGAAAGTAATACAATCTCAATATGAAAACAGGATGCCAACGTGATAAAGCATTGAAAAGAGGGAAGtggtaaagaaaaataaataacaagaaAGATTTGGGATTGAAAAACGTAAGTTAACACAGCAGGTTAAACTTTAAGCAGAGTTTAATCTCTAAATTGGGATGGGGCTACTAAGTCCTGAATCACCAGTAATTACTCTAGTAGTCTAGTTTTATCTGATCTGATAGATATTTAACCTTCCTCAAGCAATGAAAATGAGCCCAAAATGCTTGCACTAACCTGCCCTAAGCCCCTACTGGAATAAGTGAAATAGTCAACATTTCATAGTAGGTTTCCGTAAGGTAGTTTGATTTATGCATGTGCGGATCTGGTGATTTTTTGACCTTACAGAATTGAACTGGCATTAAATCTGCATAACCAGTTGTAAACACATCTCCATACTCAATGGATAGTAAGTAGCAGTGATTAAATAAAGGAACTCACGTTCCTTCCTCGATGTTGAGCTTCTTGTAAAAGTTAACTACAAACATGCCAACAAGCCGTCCATATGTTGATCCTATCATTATTCCAGGAACAAATTGACCAGCAGGAACAGCAGTACCAAATGTTACTACTGCTAAAGTGTAAAACATAACCTGGAAACACAAGAAGAAGAGGATAGTCACAATATGCAAGAGACGATAAATTGGGTATTCAAATTGTTTTTGAAACACGGAAATGAAAGTTCAATTCCTCAGTTTCAAATCAAACCTATCTTGTGCACAACTACTAAAGAATCTCTACATCTTTGGAGGATCCAAACCAAAGATAAAATAGACTGTCAGTAGTATTTATCCGGAATTGGATTTTACTTCAATATTCATTATTGAATTTATCTTTACATAAGGAAAGAGGCCCATTTATCTACCTAGAAAACAAAAATGGGACATTTATGAATCCCCAAGTGGTTATTGACCTATTTCAGAGAACATAATCACCACCTATCTATTTCAGGAAAGGCAGGTTTCATGTAACAAATACACACACATTGGATGTAGTCGTACAGAGATTCTGTCATAAATGTTCTCTTTTTTTAAGCTAAGTAAGACAAAAATCGACTACTATTATAAAAACTCTTACAGAAGCCATTTTAATAGAGTTTTAACTTTACGTGAGAATTATATCCTTCCCgtattaatataaaaaaaaaatatatatatatatataatactgcATGCACAGTGCAAGTATTATTTTTATAGTTACATATGTATCGAAGAACATGATAGAGACCAGAGTGAAGAAATCAATTACCAAGAAAGTGAGAAGACTTTGAGCACTGTATTCATGAAATGTTTTTGCACTAAATAAATTCCGTATTGCATCGTCCTGCAATCACGTATCCTTCAACATTAGAATAGGAAAAACAAACGAGCACCTTATGAGGAGGGGGGAACATTTAACTTGCTGCAAGAACGCTGATGATTACCTGTGTATTAAAAAAGATAGTTGCCAGATCATTGTATTCCTTGTCCTTCGAACAGAAAAACTGCATCCAACAGAAACACACATCAATTTCGAATGCAAGACCTTAACCTCTAACAAGACATATTAACAGTATTTGCGAGCTACAATGTAGATCTTGATTCTTTTTCAGTAGAACCGATATGCACAATAAAACAAGTGGAATAGAGCATGTTAGAATCGGTGCAGGTAAACCTTCAATTCTTGACATGGATAAATAGGATATGTATCGAATCGGCAATCACAGCATATAGCTCTAAATTCGAGGAAGGGTTACTTATAAGTTGCACTGATGCACATCATACATCATTCAATTATTTTCCTTTCCTGAACACAACAAAGTTATGCTTGATTCTAAGTGTCCAAAAGCTAGACTAGGGGTAATGGATAAAACGTATCATAAGCAAGACCTGTAGTTTTGTTAGTTGGCAGACAGGCTAAGCAAACTCAGAGCATTTACACGGAAAACCCAGAAAAAAACGAAAGATCAAGCTTACATTTACATAATTTCCGTACATTCCTGGCGGACGAGGGCATTCTATATCAGAGTTAGCTTCTGCCTCCGGACATGGACTGCATTCTCGTAGAAGTGGTAGCCCAAAGGATATAATTGAGGTTATAAGAGAGATTAGGCATGCTTCAATAATCTGTGACAAAGTAAAGAATAATAGAATATCAGACCAGACTAGAAGTCTAGAACTAAATAATTATCAAATTTTGTgtgttaaaaaaaacaaaacaaatgattCTGTGGACTCTTAGGATCATAACTTACCTTGACCCTATTCCCCTTTTTGTGTAAATAAGTTCGGCGCCAATATGATATATAGAGAGTAAGCTGATTAAATAATGctcctgaagaaaaaaaaaaagagcaagcTGCAGTTCaggaaagaagaagatattgaactGTGTGAGTTTACCTAGATGTGGCTCAGCCTAAAGAATCCTACCTAGAAGTCCTCCAATAACCCCAATAATAGCCATAGGTAGTAACTCCTCAAATGAATAGTCATCCTGGCCactaataaaagaaaatagtATTTGCCAGAGTTAAAATAGCCCATTAAAGGAATAAAACAAAACAACGGAATAGGAAACGCTAAGATGCCAACCCTGATATGTCCCATATTATGAAGCCACCTGAACCAAAATGCCCACATTTTCCACTCTTGCACCAGCCCATAGCAGTACGCACAACAACAGCCACAATAGCAGATGTGAAAAAGACACGCCACATAAGTTGACTCCTCCACCTACATCCGAAGTTAATTTTAGATTAAGAAGTTATATACTGCCAATCAAACAAAAGGAAAACATAGAAGtggcaaaagaagaaaagaattccTACCATGACGTAACCTCTTCAAGAGCAAACAACACACCACCTACAGGAGCTCTGAAAGCAGCAGCGACCCCAGCTGCACACCCACATGTCACCTTTTCATTGTATGAAGGTCAAAATGAGAATAAGTTGATGTATACGGTGCTTCCACTCATCAATCACCAAAGAGGGTGACAATGGGAGCACATGAGAGTTATTAGTTTTGTTTGTGATACATTGTAATCTACTAGCAGGCAGTATATTAATTGGACCAAACAGTGAAACCCTATCATGATGCTTTATGAAGGATAAATTACTCACAAGATCACGGCGGTCACGGTCACTCTTAAATACTTGTAGCCACCTCAAGCTTAGATGATATTTTGTCGACCCACCCTGGAATTATTGAAACGTGAAAGAAATTTTAGTTTGAAGACCACAAATGAGAATGAAGACATACTGGCCATTGAGATTTCAACATTCTGAACAAAAGGCACGGGATCAACTACATTAGGAGCTCAACATATAAGTAACTCTATTCTATGCAAGATATAGCTAAAAgaataacttagattgcaaacattAATTGTATTATTGGAATTTGCTCGTCTTTGAACTACATTAAGCAGTAACCTCAGCTACACTGTGGAGCTCCATCAGAGTCAAACAATGAACCTACTAATACCCAAGCTTGCCAATGCTGATTACTTAAAAGTTGACATATGATTATCGGAACAAACACTTTTATAACGCCTGGAAAGCTCAGTATAATTTGTTAGAAACTACAAGTGGCTTCCAAATTGGTGTGTGCTTACTTACTTGTCCTAGCAGAGAAGCAATGCAAGCACCAGTATGGACAAGAGGACCCTCTTTGCCTAGAGCAAGTCCACCTCCCACTGAACCAATGCTTCCAAATATCTGTCAGCAAGTTCACAAAAGAAACAATCAATTTACATCCAAACGAAAAACAATCAATTTACATCCAATCAAAATAAAGGAGAGCTACACTAAAAAATCAACAACAAcgacgacaacaacaacaacaacaaaaacacaaCCAATACCTTTCCAACCAAGGTTCTGAACAGAAGAATACCATGCGTATCAACCCCTGAAAATTCATCATATTTATCATAATCCTCAAACAACTATATATCAATAACCCACGAGAACGAAGATCGATAAACACTCACACGTTACGTACCGTTTAGATAACCTTTAATCTCAGGAATACCAGAGCCTGCTGCAGCAGGTGCAAATTGTGTGATTATACAGACAGATGAAAATACCAATGCCAAGTTGATTAATATGTACACCAAGAACCCCAATAAATAAGATTTCTGTATTATTGCAAACGTTGCTGCAAACTTCCATCCAGCAAAATTCTCAACGGCAATGTTAATAAAAACAGCAGCTAATCCAGTCCCAATACCAATGAGCAAAGCAAAGAACCATTTAACAGCAACATAGTATCCAACATAAAGCTTTCCTCTTTGTGACTGTTACAAGGAAATCCCCAaattaaaaccctagaaaacttgaattaaataagagaaaaaaaccctagaaaataagAAACAGACCTGTTCTTTTCTGTAAGCATAATTCTCGATAACTTCATAATCAAGACTTTCACTGCTACCTTCACTTAGTTTTCTAAAAGTAATATCATCATCTAAATCACCCCCagtttcaccttcttcttctgagTTTGGTAATCTAGACCAAACTAATTTTGCTGTCTCAATACCATTCTGGAAATGATTAGACAGCATACTTCTTAGTGAACCCTAAATTTTGTACTCATCAATCAAAGCGATCAAGTAGTATCAGTGAATAATAATTTATTGGTGATAAAGATCAGATTTGAAAAAGGAAGAAGTATTAGCGATTAAGGAATTGAGAAAGGAGGAGGAGAAGtaagaaaaaaattctcaaagTGGGGAGAATGACTGTTACCAGTACCCACAATAACACTACAACCTTAGAATAAGGGGGCCCAAGTCAATAAGTCCAGTGGGTTGGTAGTTTCTTTCAAATCCCATTTATAGTCTCATTTCCTTTCTTTTTCAGTTACCACCGTGAGCAGTGCGCAGAAAAACCGAAACCGCGGTTTTCACCCGTAATCGGCCGCAAAATTACGGGTGAAAACCAATCTGCAAAAATCTATGGATCGGACACGGTTGaattttcaaatccgcaaggtttagcggtttggttgtggttggactttgaaatccgcggattcacccgcacccataaaaattgagttttagattttagattagattagatatcTCTAATTTAATTTACTGGGAATAAGAGGTTCATCCTCTTCAGAGAACATTTCAAGATCTGCATAATCTTCTTCAAGAAACTGAAGGTTTTGAAGCTTCTCGATGCTTGCATGTGATCCATTCCGTGCGTTGTGAGAAAAACTGGAAAAAGAAGTTGTGCCCTCCCCTTGATactgaatataaacacaaaacaaggtAGTAGTTAATTATCTGCCAAAGGTGGTCTAATGTGGACAAAAATCCTGTTAAAGCACTAATCCAGGAAATTTATCCTGTTGTTTGTCAATTCATAGAGGAAatgaaatttattttcaaaaacaaGGTGTTACATCAAATGATTAAAGATCACTACACTTATCAGTTGCAGTGTTAATTAAGATTACTACCTAGTACGTATATATTGTACTCATAATGTTGTGCAACAAAACTTTGGCATTTGCTTCattgttattaatttattatcatgGAAGTGAGAcagtgagttaacataaatagagAAATCAATTGCCATACGAAGGGATTTTCACGGATAggtagacttttttttttaaaaaaaatctaaatccgcggttaatctgcATCCGGTACGCATCACCCGCTAATCCGTGAATGTCAAATTCGCGAGTGATTGGTCCGGTtacggttcaattttccaaatccataACTTCCGATTTAGTTGCGGgtacccctaatccgcaaccgtccgtccgttgcacacccctaatgAGCACATATGACATGACTATGTCGTAATTGCCTTAGATTATTTGtgtttatttatatttattatgaagGAACTTATATTACAGTACAAGTATACCAGTTATTCTgaaaattttgttgattttttgccAACAGGAGTAGTATTTAAATATTCCTTGATTCTTCTTCCTTATAAAAATATATCCCGAGAGAGTATTTAAGTTTTGATAAAATTGGATTAGTATTTTATGAAGTGTAAAACTGTATTAGTATGTTTTGACATATGAAGGTGTCAACtcaaccatttttctttttttaaggtTAATTAATTTATATAGTTTTGTATGTGGAACAAAATTAGACCACGAAATCTAAATTGTAATCCTTAGAGGTATTTGTAATCTTGTCAGAAAAAAATTGGTCCAAGCACTCAACTTACTTCATAAGCAAGAGAGTTTCATCAAACAGTCCCCATAATGGAAATCAAACATTCTTCTCTCATTCAAGGTGACGTCTCTCCTCTGCATAGGTATGCAAGCAACGTCGACGACGACATCCAACACcaccaaaaataaataagcatATATAAAATTGTAGATTGAGTTTTTTTGAAATGTCCAACTCATTGTGAGATGTTACTTCTAATTTTGATAAATTAACAACAGGAGAACCAAATTGAAGCATAAAGGTCAGGATCCGTCATATTATCTGAAAATGTTGAGTTGAAGTTTTTCGAAGGAGATTGAAGATGTAAGTAAAGCAAGTGGAAGATAACTGGATAAACAAAACAAAGTTGATGTTTAAGAATCTGAGTAtaattgaaaggaaaaaaaacccTCGAATTCAgcatatcaaaatcaaaattagggaTGTATAATCAAAGTTATCTTGTttcataacaacaacaacaactacaaGAAAGAAACTCAACATCGATTGCCAAATTCATGTTTTAGTTTCAGAGGGATATGGGAAACTTATGTGCCGACTAGAAAATCGTATATAGGTGGCGTTGTTATGCTCTCGTCAAGATGAATCCCTAGCATGGTAGTTGTTTTCCAGTAGGAGGACTGGAAGAGGATGCCGGATCATGAGCACAAATGACATGATTATATATATCATAATTTccttagattttttctttttttttaagcgACTTAGGTTATACTACAAGtataacattttttttgttttgcattATTTAAATAtccattgatttttcttctttacaaaaatatctttatataaggggtatattttaagttttaataaaattgGGTTAGCAGTTTATAAATTGTAGAATTGAATTAACTAGTttttcacccgtgcgatgcacgggttATTTTTTCTCGCTTATGAAATTTTGTATCCTTGttttaaaataaattttggttaaaaattgaaaaatgtgaTTAAAAAAACTAATATAGAATAAAGTTTATAAGATATAAAATACACAATAAACTAATATAAATTCATGcaatggaagaaaagagtaatgcGACGTCTTATGATTCTATGTACTATTATTCCAACTCCATAAATTAGCTAAAATTCTCTAAAGTTCGATATTCTTAAAGTTTTTTGATCTCATGTTCCTGTTTTTCAGAAATTCTCAAAACAGCCTTAACCTTTTGGTATAAATTCTTACATATGGTCTATCATGtgacttttctttttttgatgtaTTATAAACTCCTACCGCAAATGGATATATAGCTAGCAGTTCCTCGGTTGTTTAATAATTTTTTGTCCAACTGCGGTAGTTCGATAGTTCTTTATGCAATTGTgttattttcaaaataaataaacagcGGGTTTGATGTCTTATCACATACTTGATACCGTGCATTTTTAATTTTCACTCAAAAAATATTTAACCAAGAATGGGGAATAATTACGCATATTGTCTACCAAGTGGTCATAATACTTTGTTATCGATATAAAAAAATATCTTACCGGATATATCAACGAAAAACTTGGTTCCATTTTTTATTGCGATTTCATTTCATGTTTGTCTTTCACAATAGTAATAGAACACTTAAATTTTAGCTTGGATGCAAAATGAATTACTAAATCTTGAAATCGCCCGAGATCTAAAAAACTGAAAAATAATTTTTCAtgccaaacaatatataataaccccccacaaaaagaaaaaagccaATCATTCACACATTAAAACTATCAACcaggagagaaaaaaaagaaaagaaaaagtcaggATGAcatttgaaaaaatatttttcatGCCCATATATTAAGAAACGATAAATATCTTCTTCAAGTATTCGTCTTAGAAAATACCATAATATGGTCAAGATGATAGAATCAATCAACGTATCAAACggtgataaaattttggttttcggtaTACTAATCATCAATTGTGCAAACCATTTTTGATTGAAGATTCCTCACATCATAGtaatttgatataattttatttctttttaatcTAATTTTTGCCCTATTTGTGATGAGATGAACCTTACTAATTTTAACAAACGTTAGTTGATTCATGATAATATTATgatgttgattgattcaaacaaaaTGGTCATTTGATGTATCCTATACCAAAGTCCATCTAATGCTCAGTCTTTTCGGACGCTTATCAAATgataatattttctttaataatTGTTTGGCTCGGCTTGATTCGGAGCTGCATAAAAGATATTGTTTGTTATAACTGCCACCTCATTGGTAATATTAGTCATTGGATACATATGATCTTGTGGACTGAAAAGTTTGTCAAATGTCTTTGTTACCCGATTGCgacccaaaaaaaaatcaaaaattacaaAGGAAAGATAGCTAGATATACGCGAACTACTATCATTGTTCACATCCACACACCATATCTTACACTAATTTATAAACTAGAATAGAGAAGTAATATCACCAAGCGTTTATATGTGTCAAGCAACTTCAGTGCACTGTCTTTACTCAAAAGGGCATCTGTACTAACCAAAAAACTATGTAGCTCCCCACAAAATATTCCTATGCCAAAAAAGTTTGTATATCAAAATCCATGAAGATCAAACACAAAACAAATAGACCAACTATCCACTTGTAAAAACATGAAAATTGCAGAGATGGCTATTTTTTGTAATCAATTTTGAGGCTTGTGTGACATTCTATGAACTCTACTTATACTTATGTTGtctgttggaatttttgaaagaAGAAACCATCATGATGGTTTATGACACCACCAGCAAGCCATGACATCTATTCAACAGTCCCTGAACAAAACAATGAAGTGAATTTTAATAAATCACCGAAGCTACTTCTCTAATTGAAATGTTACGAAAAACTATTACAAAGGAAACTATATGGCCCACAAATTAATGCTTTAGGGATCCCTTACCCAACCGCAGCATCACTAAAGAGTGCATTGCAGAGACCCACTGTAAGATGTACTAAGATTAATAGAAGGGAACATACGTCATAGTTCAAACTGGAAATATTGGAAAAACCAAATATAATAAATATACTCACCATGGTCCTGTCTAtaaaacatgttttttttttcaaattttcatgTCTGCTTCGCGGCAAAAACATTCTTACCATCAACCAGTTAACAAATACAAACCTAAGTGTAGACCTGAAGTCCAATCTAAACATAAAGGGGAAAAAATTAACTACATTGTAGGAAATACAAAAATGTAATGAATCAATCTGCACTAAGAATATGAAAGAACTTAATAATATAAGTCAGGATTTGCAGTTACTAACTTTATCCATTTCAGAAAAATTAACGCAGTGTGCGACCGCTCTATGCAGTCCAATAATGACATAAATCAAAAGTGTTGCACAGACCGCTCTATGCATTAAATAATGCAGTGTGCGACTTCCATTCATAATTGAGCGGCTTACACCTTGGTCTAATTGAAAAGAACCAAAAACTcacagaaactaaggaaatccaATCAATTACCTCGGTCCATGATCACCCACTGCAACATTCTTAACATTGAACCCAAAATTGTCTCATGGAAGAGCTTATTGAAGGGATTCATGGTGCATCACCACAGACTGAACTTCAGTGGTCAACCCAGTGGGTCCAAAATTTGGCAAATGTCTTTGTTACCCGATCCGGATCCAACATCCTGCTATTTTCCTTTTCAGGAAACACAAAACACTAATATGGATTATTATGAATTTTGACTCCACGTAGTCTTGTAATAAGTTCATCTTCATCCTACATAGTTAAGGTAACGTAGTAAACACCAAACTATCAAAGTGTTCATATTAATTAGAAAATCCAAACTACATACCAAAGTGTACAATTTGGTTACACTTAAGACTTTTAACTTGGTTCGATGTAGGCCGATATTTGTATACATAACCTAATCTTGCATCTCGTAATATCCTATCTcgtaataaaagaaaaagaaagctgataTTAATATTGCACATATGCTTGTAGGTGGAACGTACGGAAACAATCAGTCATCTGACTCTCTGCATCATAAAACAAAAAACACACACTAATCTACAACTTCAAGATTAAGTTGTAGTATTTACCTGGGTCATCTCTTGAGTGAGATAACACCACCCTGGATTTTTCAGAATGTATTTATCAGAATTCCATGTGACGCTATGATAAAAATCCCTATAACTTCCAACTATGCAAGTCACActccaaaaaaacaaaacctgAAAAACGGATAAACTCAATGAAGGccataaaacaaacaaaacaatatagaaaaaagaaagataaaattAATGAACTCATCCATAAATTCGGAATCTGGGATCTTACATTTTTTGACTTATACATACCAACAATAAAAGTAGAATGAGAGGGTAAAAAGTTCTACGaaacaaaaggttaaccatacagCGGCCTTATATTTTGATTTAATAGTTCCTACACCACCTGTAAAAGTGGATTTaagggtaaaaacaaagaaaaccatCTATGAACTCACCCATATATCAAGGAGAGGTACCATCAACGACTGCAACACAAACAACACCGAGGGGAGGTACCATCAACAACAATAACTGCAAAACAGACAACAAACCGCGCCCTTGAATTTTGATTTGACAGTTCCTACACCACCTGCAAAAGTGGATTTaagggtaaaaacaaagaaaaccatCTATTAACTCACCCATGCATCAAGGAGGGTACCATCAACAACTGCAACACAAACAACACCGAGGAGAggcaccatcaacaacaacaactgcaAGCAAAACATATAACATACCGCGCCATATATTTTGATTTAAGGGTTCCTACACTACCTGAAAAAGTGGATTTgagggtaaaaacaaagaaaaccagCTACTAACTCACCCATATATCAAGTAGGGGTACCATCCACAACGGCAACACAAACAACACCGAGGAGAGGTACCATCAACAACAACCACTGCAAAACAAACAACATTGTAGAAGAAAAAGCAGCGTAAAAAAAAGAGATATTGGCCCAAAAATAAAGGTATGTAATTTTTATAATTTTGTATGACTACACTTTAGATAGTCATGATAGTTGCCGCAACAGTTTTATATGCAacagttttattttcttattcgTTTTTCTATGGAAAGACTATGAAAATCAATCTAAtatattgtttttgcttcgaaaaaaataagaattttttttttttttttgttagcttGTTCCATTAAATACTACTgtattttgtttcaaataataTACGCCTTTATGTTAatgattttgtatatattttttgattATTTGACAGTTTCTTTGCAAAAGAGAAACACCATTCGATTTTGATATACAGGTTAGTACTATATATGTTGTAATCCATTTCGTTAGAGTTCAAACTAGACTGAAAGAAGTTCATTTGCTCCGTATGTTAAGACTTTATAGTTTGAAAAAAGCACCAATGTATCATGAATCCTACTTGCTAgggttaatatcaaataaacaaaaaaccataaaacaaacctaaaaatcataTCGCATCTTTGACAAACGCCAACAATCATATTTACGCGTTTTAGAAAAAACTCGTCAGGTAAACATACATGGTAAAAGCAACAGTTTTCTTACTGTCACAAGAGGGAAATGGTCACATTGTACACTCGCTGAGATGAATTCTCTTCTACTTCTACTATCTCTGCCACAAAACTATCTCTGCCACAAACGAAGCTTCTCTACCATCCTAATCGAAAAACTCAGGGCACAAAAAGTAAATAACCACTAATTTTTATTTGAAAATTCTCAAATAACAAAAAGATAAGCTAAATCACTTACCCGATTCAATGGGAATAACCACCGATAAAAGAGACACAATCTCTCATATTCATCAATCaatccaacaaaaaca
This genomic interval from Papaver somniferum cultivar HN1 unplaced genomic scaffold, ASM357369v1 unplaced-scaffold_154, whole genome shotgun sequence contains the following:
- the LOC113336830 gene encoding chloride channel protein CLC-d-like isoform X1, translated to MLSNHFQNGIETAKLVWSRLPNSEEEGETGGDLDDDITFRKLSEGSSESLDYEVIENYAYRKEQSQRGKLYVGYYVAVKWFFALLIGIGTGLAAVFINIAVENFAGWKFAATFAIIQKSYLLGFLVYILINLALVFSSVCIITQFAPAAAGSGIPEIKGYLNGVDTHGILLFRTLVGKIFGSIGSVGGGLALGKEGPLVHTGACIASLLGQGGSTKYHLSLRWLQVFKSDRDRRDLVTCGCAAGVAAAFRAPVGGVLFALEEVTSWWRSQLMWRVFFTSAIVAVVVRTAMGWCKSGKCGHFGSGGFIIWDISGGQDDYSFEELLPMAIIGVIGGLLGALFNQLTLYISYWRRTYLHKKGNRVKIIEACLISLITSIISFGLPLLRECSPCPEAEANSDIECPRPPGMYGNYVNFFCSKDKEYNDLATIFFNTQDDAIRNLFSAKTFHEYSAQSLLTFLVMFYTLAVVTFGTAVPAGQFVPGIMIGSTYGRLVGMFVVNFYKKLNIEEGTYALLGAASFLGGSMRMTVSLCVIMVEITNNLKLLPLIMLVLLISKAVGDAFNEGLYEEQASLRGIPLLDSKPKYQMRTMTAKEACRTQKVVYFPRVIKVADLVSMLRTNKHNGFPVVERARNGESVVIGLILRSHLLVLLQSKLDFQHSPMPCDLAGGSIPIRHNLGEFVKPVSSKGLSIRDIHLTSDDLEMYIDLAPFLNPSPYVVPEDMSLTKVYNLFRQLGLRHIFVVPRASRVIGLITRKDLLIEEHEESETLELQSTSVRDRRPGKRVARGADSEQPLLDGLLVQR
- the LOC113336830 gene encoding chloride channel protein CLC-d-like isoform X2 — its product is MLSNHFQNGIETAKLVWSRLPNSEEEGETGGDLDDDITFRKLSEGSSESLDYEVIENYAYRKEQSQRGKLYVGYYVAVKWFFALLIGIGTGLAAVFINIAVENFAGWKFAATFAIIQKSYLLGFLVYILINLALVFSSVCIITQFAPAAAGSGIPEIKGYLNGVDTHGILLFRTLVGKIFGSIGSVGGGLALGKEGPLVHTGACIASLLGQGGSTKYHLSLRWLQVFKSDRDRRDLVTCGCAAGVAAAFRAPVGGVLFALEEVTSWWRSQLMWRVFFTSAIVAVVVRTAMGWCKSGKCGHFGSGGFIIWDISGGQDDYSFEELLPMAIIGVIGGLLGALFNQLTLYISYWRRTYLHKKGNRVKIIEACLISLITSIISFGLPLLRECSPCPEAEANSDIECPRPPGMYGNYVNFFCSKDKEYNDLATIFFNTQDDAIRNLFSAKTFHEYSAQSLLTFLVMFYTLAVVTFGTAVPAGQFVPGIMIGSTYGRLVGMFVVNFYKKLNIEEGTYALLGAASFLGGSMRMTVSLCVIMVEITNNLKLLPLIMLVLLISKAVGDAFNEGLYEEQASLRGIPLLDSKPKYQMRTMTAKEACRTQKVVYFPRVIKVADLVSMLRTNKHNGFPVVERARNGESVVIGLILRSHLLVLLQSKLDFQHSPMPCDLAGGSIPIRHNLGEFVKPVSSKGLSIRDIHLTSDDLEMYIDLAPFLNPSPYVVPEDMSLTKVYNLFRQLGLRHIFVVPRASRVIGLITRKDLLIEEHEESETLELQSTSRS